From bacterium, the proteins below share one genomic window:
- a CDS encoding tetratricopeptide repeat protein — MSITPLRVGSRGESDRRDASSSERVLSRLISTFEASSDPSSLRELRALARERDPELLGEGLLSLAGRMESRNEDAKAQLIYEAILELFPPFEKGTQGPALPDRAANSQNLRSLTPEGISRRAQERLALHQGSGSFGARFEMHARHFFHQASDPAMIAGMGAAGLVSNGLRLGVLSRLAARPASWMTRGFGARFGAGAASLAFEAPAFTAAVHGANAVLGRPQDMSQGGLGHELASGYLLLGALRLSGGAHRAFAQRFAAGGSLSPAQSFGMGLLEQGGTFGAILASQRAEQALGLRPASSGDAMAVDALATLLQFRVGSRFADAAFGPRYQGLMREMRARSDAVGAGLAPARATSGDSAAWAPARGAATPAFAGPQLPNVLMMSSSRPPPKGAATLIPEPLSNEPSRVALRPPIPSVSEVQTIPTAAEALRQLREAAPKAQARRLKEIYQAGQLAALGLEVEQLARSSANAAEFAAARRRLQDLEAEFDLYYQAELGKTPVEQRWRRFQEWQNQLYPSDPAGLARVHRIARAMGLPDLFTFKAEAIKLKARVQNNQEAADYFHDLSLVRNFLRERGLNRAVESNPDGQLLSNLLLRGDGNCVTLSMLFAHFAGRIGRHLEIGLLPRHTFLVAKHGGAIDSILDFGTVLSKPYLARAIGPEMKALPAQHLLTLHLLNLGKRGVNEGDFGPAESTLSLARGLLPENPRPYLQLGSLHQRRGEVELAFQNYARVHALHPTDMHFYNNLRFRAWERLAVGQYREAEEALKQMNELRADDVDVLRGLKLIYERTNRRREAAEMQDFIEAME; from the coding sequence ATGTCGATTACCCCGCTCCGGGTAGGGAGCCGCGGGGAAAGCGATCGCCGCGATGCGTCGTCTTCCGAGCGGGTCTTGTCCCGGCTCATCAGCACTTTCGAGGCCTCGTCCGACCCTTCTTCTCTGCGGGAGCTGCGTGCGCTTGCCCGCGAGCGCGACCCGGAGCTGCTCGGCGAAGGCTTGCTTTCCTTGGCCGGCCGAATGGAAAGCCGGAACGAGGACGCCAAAGCCCAACTCATTTACGAAGCAATACTCGAGCTGTTCCCCCCTTTTGAAAAAGGCACGCAAGGTCCGGCTTTGCCGGACCGCGCAGCAAATTCGCAGAATTTGCGAAGTCTAACACCAGAGGGGATTTCCCGGCGGGCCCAAGAGCGCCTGGCGCTGCATCAAGGCAGCGGTTCCTTCGGCGCCCGCTTCGAAATGCATGCCCGACATTTTTTCCACCAAGCTTCCGATCCGGCCATGATCGCCGGCATGGGCGCGGCCGGTCTGGTTTCGAATGGATTGAGGCTCGGCGTTCTCAGCCGCTTGGCGGCGCGGCCGGCTTCATGGATGACCCGCGGTTTCGGGGCCCGCTTTGGTGCCGGCGCGGCTTCTCTCGCTTTCGAGGCCCCGGCTTTCACCGCCGCGGTTCATGGCGCCAACGCGGTCTTGGGCCGCCCGCAAGACATGAGCCAGGGCGGTCTCGGTCATGAGCTGGCTTCGGGTTATCTCTTGCTCGGCGCCTTGCGCTTGAGCGGCGGAGCCCACCGGGCTTTTGCCCAGCGCTTTGCCGCCGGCGGTTCTCTTTCGCCGGCTCAGAGCTTCGGCATGGGCTTGCTCGAGCAGGGTGGAACCTTCGGCGCGATTTTGGCTTCGCAGCGGGCCGAGCAGGCCCTGGGCTTGCGTCCGGCGTCTTCGGGCGACGCGATGGCGGTCGATGCCTTGGCCACTTTGCTGCAGTTCCGCGTCGGCTCGCGATTCGCCGATGCGGCCTTTGGCCCGCGGTATCAGGGTCTGATGCGGGAGATGCGGGCGCGAAGCGATGCGGTAGGGGCGGGCCTTGCGCCCGCCCGGGCCACGAGCGGGGATTCGGCAGCCTGGGCACCCGCAAGGGGTGCCGCTACCCCCGCTTTCGCCGGTCCCCAACTGCCGAACGTTCTGATGATGAGCTCGAGCCGGCCGCCGCCCAAAGGCGCGGCGACCTTGATTCCGGAGCCCTTGTCGAACGAACCCTCGCGAGTGGCGCTTCGGCCGCCGATCCCGAGCGTTTCCGAAGTCCAAACCATTCCCACGGCCGCCGAGGCCTTGCGACAATTGCGCGAGGCGGCGCCGAAAGCCCAAGCCCGGCGCTTGAAGGAGATCTATCAAGCCGGCCAATTGGCCGCGCTGGGCTTGGAGGTCGAGCAGCTTGCCCGAAGTTCGGCCAACGCCGCCGAGTTCGCCGCCGCCCGGCGGCGGCTTCAAGACCTGGAAGCCGAGTTCGATCTTTATTACCAGGCCGAGCTCGGAAAAACTCCGGTGGAGCAGCGCTGGCGCCGCTTCCAAGAGTGGCAGAACCAGCTCTATCCGAGCGATCCGGCCGGCTTGGCCCGGGTCCATCGGATCGCCCGGGCGATGGGCTTGCCCGACCTTTTCACTTTCAAGGCCGAGGCCATCAAGCTCAAGGCCCGAGTTCAAAACAACCAGGAGGCGGCCGACTATTTCCACGACCTCTCGCTGGTGCGGAATTTCTTGCGAGAGCGGGGCCTGAACCGGGCGGTCGAGAGCAATCCCGACGGTCAGCTCCTCTCGAACCTCCTGTTGCGCGGCGACGGCAATTGCGTCACCTTGTCGATGCTCTTCGCGCATTTCGCCGGGCGAATCGGGCGGCACTTGGAGATCGGGCTTTTGCCGCGCCACACTTTCCTGGTCGCCAAGCATGGCGGCGCCATCGACAGCATTCTGGATTTCGGCACGGTTCTTTCGAAGCCCTATTTGGCGCGAGCCATCGGGCCCGAGATGAAGGCCCTTCCGGCCCAGCACCTTTTGACCCTGCACCTTTTAAACTTGGGCAAGCGCGGCGTGAACGAAGGCGATTTCGGGCCGGCCGAGTCGACCCTCTCCTTGGCCCGGGGCCTGCTGCCGGAAAATCCGCGGCCCTACCTGCAACTGGGCAGCCTCCACCAGCGGCGCGGCGAGGTCGAGCTCGCTTTCCAAAACTACGCTCGGGTGCACGCCCTCCATCCCACCGACATGCATTTCTACAACAATTTGCGGTTTCGGGCTTGGGAGCGTCTCGCGGTGGGTCAATATCGTGAAGCCGAGGAAGCGCTCAAGCAAATGAACGAGCTGCGGGCCGACGACGTCGACGTCTTGCGCGGCCTGAAGCTGATCTACGAGCGGACCAACCGGCGCCGAGAAGCCGCCGAAATGCAAGACTTCATCGAAGCGATGGAGTAA
- a CDS encoding 50S ribosomal protein L11 methyltransferase: MLDYLVLTLRIPTALVENASAWLFTRSCLGLETQSSGDYARLRAYFPTESWNRSSAAALELGFPGSTIESETLIRLPAAEERAAAIRRLTLAGESFSLLSGPAFGSGAHPTTRLCAELMRSQWRKGWRVLDVGTGTGILALLAHRLGAHQVDAVEISPEARENARANFELNQAGAIDLKSDLREVEGRYDLILANLLTPTILHWGEEMLRRLEPDGVWIVSGVTLDERAEFMERFADKVRLDEERSNGEWMGMKLGKRG; encoded by the coding sequence GTGCTCGACTATCTCGTCCTAACTCTTCGAATCCCAACCGCGCTCGTGGAAAATGCCAGCGCTTGGCTCTTCACCCGTTCCTGCCTGGGCTTGGAAACTCAATCGAGCGGCGATTACGCCCGCCTCCGGGCTTATTTTCCGACCGAGTCTTGGAATCGAAGTTCGGCCGCCGCGCTGGAGCTTGGATTTCCCGGCTCCACGATCGAGTCCGAAACCTTGATCCGGCTGCCGGCGGCCGAGGAAAGAGCGGCGGCGATTCGCCGCCTGACCTTGGCCGGCGAGAGCTTCTCCCTCTTATCCGGCCCGGCTTTCGGCAGCGGCGCCCATCCCACCACCCGGCTTTGCGCCGAGCTGATGCGAAGTCAGTGGCGGAAAGGGTGGCGGGTCCTCGACGTCGGCACCGGCACCGGCATCTTGGCCCTGCTCGCCCACCGGCTGGGTGCCCACCAAGTCGATGCCGTCGAAATTTCGCCGGAGGCCCGCGAGAACGCCCGGGCTAATTTCGAGCTGAACCAAGCCGGCGCCATCGACCTGAAAAGCGATTTGCGGGAAGTCGAAGGCCGCTACGATCTCATCCTGGCCAATTTGCTGACGCCGACGATCCTTCATTGGGGGGAGGAAATGCTCCGGCGCCTGGAGCCCGACGGCGTTTGGATCGTTTCCGGCGTGACCCTGGACGAGAGGGCCGAGTTCATGGAGCGCTTCGCGGATAAAGTTCGCTTGGACGAAGAGCGAAGCAACGGCGAGTGGATGGGAATGAAGCTTGGGAAGCGGGGCTAA
- a CDS encoding OsmC family protein codes for MVKIALKYEGELRVNARHEPSGTKLSTDAPVDNQGRGESFSPTDLLATGLGSCMATIMGIVARREKIPLEGMEIQVEKVMSTEGPRRVAALNVDIAAPVRPSPEQIEALEKAAHTCPVAQSIHPDIKVTTRFRWGP; via the coding sequence ATGGTGAAGATCGCGCTGAAATATGAAGGCGAGCTCCGGGTGAACGCCCGCCATGAGCCTTCCGGAACCAAGCTCAGCACCGACGCGCCGGTCGACAATCAGGGCCGAGGCGAGAGCTTCTCGCCGACCGACCTCTTGGCCACCGGCCTCGGCAGCTGCATGGCCACGATCATGGGCATCGTCGCCCGCCGCGAGAAGATTCCGCTCGAAGGGATGGAAATTCAGGTCGAGAAGGTCATGTCGACCGAAGGGCCGCGCCGCGTCGCCGCTCTCAACGTCGATATCGCGGCGCCGGTCCGGCCCTCGCCGGAGCAAATCGAGGCCCTGGAAAAGGCCGCCCACACCTGCCCGGTGGCCCAGTCGATCCATCCCGACATCAAGGTCACGACCCGCTTTCGCTGGGGCCCGTAG
- the apaG gene encoding Co2+/Mg2+ efflux protein ApaG, whose protein sequence is MKHTVNPRSAAETHGVLVEVESEFLADRSNPEEDYFFFAYHVKITNRGQTTVQLVSRHWIITDGGGHVEEVKGPGVVGEQPVLAAGESFEYTSACPLKTPTGQMRGTYQMIRLDKNERFDAEIAAFELAPGYTLH, encoded by the coding sequence ATGAAGCACACCGTGAACCCGCGTTCGGCCGCCGAAACCCATGGCGTCCTGGTCGAGGTCGAAAGCGAATTCCTCGCCGACCGAAGCAATCCCGAAGAAGATTACTTCTTCTTCGCCTACCACGTCAAAATCACCAATCGCGGTCAAACCACGGTCCAGCTCGTCAGCCGTCATTGGATCATCACCGACGGCGGCGGTCACGTCGAGGAGGTCAAGGGGCCGGGCGTGGTCGGCGAGCAGCCGGTCTTGGCCGCCGGCGAATCTTTCGAATACACCAGCGCCTGCCCGCTCAAGACCCCGACCGGCCAAATGCGCGGCACCTACCAGATGATCCGTCTCGATAAAAACGAGCGCTTCGACGCCGAGATCGCCGCCTTCGAGCTGGCGCCGGGCTATACCCTGCATTAA
- a CDS encoding DUF962 domain-containing protein, producing the protein MHAIGIPMIVVSLPCFFFNWKVALILFVVGWIFQFVGHAVEGKPPAFFSNPVYLLVGPMWLVKKIRGLWKKDTRERG; encoded by the coding sequence ATGCATGCCATCGGCATCCCGATGATCGTGGTCAGCCTGCCCTGCTTCTTCTTCAACTGGAAGGTGGCGTTGATTCTCTTCGTGGTGGGCTGGATCTTCCAATTCGTCGGCCACGCGGTCGAAGGGAAGCCGCCGGCCTTTTTCTCCAACCCGGTTTATCTGTTAGTGGGACCCATGTGGCTGGTGAAAAAAATCCGAGGCTTGTGGAAAAAGGACACCCGAGAGCGGGGCTAA
- a CDS encoding NUDIX hydrolase gives MASDREKKILHRGKYLQLCAGGGWEWVERVGCSGVVMILPLTEGGEAVLIDQFRVPLAKRVIEFPAGLVGDREAAEESLETAALRELEEETGFTAEEITRVAFGPPSAGLSPESVDIFLATGLTRVGEGGGDETEDIEVAVVPLKEVDRWLEKKIAEGCLVDPKVYAGLYFIFKEASR, from the coding sequence ATGGCTTCGGATCGCGAAAAGAAAATTCTCCATCGAGGAAAATATTTGCAGCTTTGCGCCGGCGGCGGCTGGGAATGGGTCGAGCGGGTCGGCTGCAGCGGAGTCGTGATGATTTTGCCGCTGACCGAGGGCGGCGAGGCGGTACTGATCGATCAATTCCGGGTTCCGCTGGCGAAGCGGGTGATCGAGTTTCCGGCCGGCTTGGTCGGCGACCGCGAAGCGGCCGAAGAGAGCCTGGAAACCGCGGCGCTTCGCGAGCTGGAAGAGGAAACCGGCTTCACCGCCGAAGAGATCACCCGAGTGGCCTTCGGTCCGCCTTCGGCCGGTTTGAGCCCGGAGTCGGTCGACATCTTTCTGGCCACCGGCTTGACCCGGGTCGGCGAAGGCGGCGGCGATGAAACCGAGGATATCGAAGTGGCGGTGGTGCCCTTGAAAGAGGTCGACCGGTGGCTGGAAAAGAAGATTGCCGAAGGCTGCCTGGTCGATCCGAAGGTTTATGCGGGGCTGTATTTTATTTTCAAGGAGGCATCCCGGTAG
- a CDS encoding YdcF family protein has product MGVAKSGSSSRSSGNEPKGRRWKRRLGLALLGLTILPATVAMSIARYPQNHYNPPAADVAMVLGARSHNGALLPVFRTRVDYALLLYREGKVKKLLFTGGPNVPETIAQAEVARRYAIEQGIPDSDILVEELSMRTLENFREAVKVLPDPNAKVLIVSDPLHLKRAMLMAQDVGLKAEPAPVPQTLVRSRWNRFKFLLRETFGYIYYWLLRK; this is encoded by the coding sequence ATGGGCGTCGCAAAAAGCGGGTCCTCGTCAAGATCATCGGGGAATGAGCCGAAGGGCCGGCGCTGGAAACGCCGCCTGGGACTCGCCCTCCTCGGCTTGACGATCCTGCCGGCGACGGTAGCCATGAGCATCGCCCGCTATCCCCAAAATCACTACAACCCGCCGGCCGCCGACGTGGCCATGGTGCTCGGCGCCCGCAGTCACAACGGCGCGCTGCTACCGGTCTTCCGGACCCGGGTCGACTACGCCCTCCTCCTTTACCGTGAAGGCAAGGTGAAGAAGCTGCTCTTCACCGGCGGACCCAACGTGCCCGAGACGATCGCCCAAGCCGAAGTCGCCCGGCGCTATGCGATCGAGCAAGGGATTCCCGATTCCGACATTCTGGTCGAGGAGCTCTCGATGCGGACCCTGGAGAATTTCCGAGAGGCCGTCAAGGTCCTCCCCGATCCCAATGCCAAGGTCCTGATCGTCAGCGATCCGCTCCACCTCAAGCGAGCCATGCTGATGGCCCAAGACGTCGGGCTGAAGGCCGAGCCGGCGCCGGTGCCCCAAACCCTGGTCCGGAGCCGCTGGAATCGCTTCAAGTTCCTGTTACGGGAGACTTTCGGATACATTTATTACTGGCTATTGAGAAAATAA
- a CDS encoding secondary thiamine-phosphate synthase enzyme YjbQ: MKSFRKEIWLNIPTRRAFVNLTPQVEAALEESGIREGLVLVNAMHISASVFINDDESGLHHDFEVFLERLAPHEPIRQYRHNDTGEDNADAHIKRQIMGREVVVAVTQGRLDFGPWEQIFYGEFDGRRKKRVLVKIIGE, translated from the coding sequence ATGAAGTCCTTCCGCAAAGAAATTTGGCTCAACATCCCGACTCGCCGGGCCTTCGTCAACCTGACGCCGCAGGTCGAGGCCGCGCTCGAGGAAAGCGGCATCCGCGAGGGGCTGGTCCTGGTCAACGCCATGCACATCAGCGCCTCGGTCTTCATCAACGACGACGAATCGGGCCTGCATCACGACTTCGAGGTCTTCCTCGAGCGTTTGGCTCCCCACGAGCCGATTCGCCAATACCGGCACAACGACACCGGCGAGGACAACGCCGACGCCCACATCAAGCGCCAGATCATGGGCCGCGAGGTGGTGGTGGCCGTGACTCAAGGCCGGCTCGATTTCGGACCCTGGGAGCAAATTTTCTACGGAGAATTCGATGGGCGTCGCAAAAAGCGGGTCCTCGTCAAGATCATCGGGGAATGA
- the thpR gene encoding RNA 2',3'-cyclic phosphodiesterase, whose amino-acid sequence MRLFTAIDIPDSLRQRLTPLLEESLPGVKWTPLENLHLTLRFIGETDCQGFAALREALGELRPEAFRLQPQGLGVFPTPMRPRILWLGFRNETRLLDLQKAIEKTLLGLGLPPEPKAFSPHLTLGRCKFPAPREVGAFLAKHRAFQAETFEVREFHLYSSTPSPKSSIYRIEQSYPLT is encoded by the coding sequence ATGCGCCTTTTCACCGCCATCGATATCCCCGACAGCCTCCGCCAGCGCCTGACTCCCCTGTTGGAGGAAAGCTTGCCCGGCGTCAAATGGACGCCGCTGGAGAACCTCCACCTGACGCTCCGCTTCATCGGCGAGACCGATTGCCAGGGCTTCGCCGCTCTTCGCGAAGCCTTGGGCGAGCTTCGGCCGGAGGCCTTTCGGCTCCAGCCCCAAGGCCTGGGAGTCTTTCCCACACCGATGCGGCCTCGAATCCTCTGGCTTGGCTTCCGAAACGAGACCCGGCTCCTGGACCTGCAAAAGGCCATTGAGAAAACCCTCCTCGGTCTTGGCCTGCCGCCCGAACCCAAGGCCTTTAGCCCTCACCTCACCCTGGGCCGCTGCAAATTTCCGGCGCCCCGCGAGGTCGGAGCCTTTCTGGCCAAGCATCGCGCCTTCCAAGCCGAGACCTTCGAGGTCCGCGAGTTTCACTTGTACTCCAGCACCCCTTCGCCTAAATCCTCGATCTATCGGATCGAGCAGAGCTATCCTTTGACATGA
- a CDS encoding porin has translation MLRRSLLGLSVLTWLCLPGLAGAKNSVVGIKTPSASAPVKTGKGSVQGFKIEQPDAEPAPIKVAKSSVVGTTPSATSQNGSSKSEEAPQAAKPTKNAGYDKGFYIQSDDGKYKLVFSGYAQFQFEFDRVKGENKYGFRVRRARLTFAGNLVNKSLTYKFQIDLVKFKDELLLDAYMNYKFYEQLEVRFGQQTVPYIRQHWVSSSEQMFIDRSLASIEFINAIDQDTDKDGLPDKRVRNGRDVGLMLHGRAAGKKVEYYAGVFNGSGTNTINVNNDFLYAARAVYNLKGDFGYSESDYDFTTSPAAFVGASGFYNEVDLSADKLSQVGAETGVKYKGLAMTGEFFYRNTKPGDPELSKTNDYGYYAQAGYFVLPKRIEVAARASQVFLEGLQNDKAEFQLGVNGFPLKSKNLKLQSDYSVLPTATKDGVQTSQRFRLRLQTKF, from the coding sequence ATGTTACGTCGAAGTCTGCTGGGGCTCAGTGTGTTGACCTGGCTTTGCCTGCCGGGTCTGGCGGGTGCGAAGAACTCGGTTGTCGGGATCAAGACGCCCAGCGCCTCTGCCCCCGTTAAAACCGGCAAAGGCTCGGTTCAAGGTTTCAAAATCGAACAGCCGGACGCCGAGCCGGCGCCGATCAAGGTCGCCAAGAGCTCGGTGGTGGGCACCACCCCCAGCGCCACTTCCCAAAATGGCTCCTCGAAATCGGAGGAAGCTCCCCAAGCAGCGAAGCCCACGAAGAACGCCGGTTACGACAAGGGTTTTTACATTCAATCGGATGACGGCAAGTACAAGTTGGTGTTCAGCGGCTACGCGCAGTTTCAGTTCGAATTCGACCGGGTCAAAGGTGAGAACAAATACGGCTTCCGGGTTCGCCGAGCCCGTCTGACTTTCGCCGGGAACCTGGTCAACAAGAGCCTGACCTACAAGTTCCAAATCGATCTGGTGAAGTTCAAGGACGAGCTGCTGCTCGATGCCTACATGAACTACAAGTTCTACGAGCAGCTCGAGGTTCGCTTCGGCCAGCAAACCGTACCTTATATTCGCCAGCACTGGGTCAGCAGCAGCGAGCAGATGTTCATCGATCGGTCCCTGGCCTCCATCGAGTTCATCAACGCTATCGATCAGGACACCGATAAAGACGGGCTGCCCGACAAGCGGGTTCGCAACGGCCGCGACGTCGGCCTCATGCTTCATGGCCGCGCGGCCGGCAAGAAGGTGGAATATTATGCCGGCGTCTTCAACGGCAGCGGCACCAACACCATCAACGTCAACAACGATTTTCTCTATGCGGCGCGGGCGGTTTACAACCTCAAGGGCGATTTCGGTTACAGCGAAAGCGATTACGATTTCACGACCAGCCCGGCGGCTTTCGTCGGGGCCTCGGGTTTTTATAACGAGGTCGATCTCTCGGCCGATAAATTGAGCCAAGTAGGCGCCGAAACCGGTGTAAAGTACAAGGGGCTGGCGATGACCGGCGAGTTTTTCTATCGCAACACCAAGCCCGGCGACCCCGAGCTTTCCAAGACCAACGATTACGGCTATTACGCTCAGGCCGGATATTTCGTCCTTCCCAAGAGAATCGAGGTCGCCGCCCGGGCTTCCCAAGTCTTTTTGGAGGGACTGCAGAACGACAAGGCCGAGTTTCAGCTCGGCGTTAACGGCTTTCCCCTCAAGTCGAAGAACCTCAAGCTGCAGAGCGACTATTCGGTGTTGCCGACCGCAACCAAAGACGGCGTGCAGACTTCTCAAAGATTCCGGCTGAGGTTGCAAACCAAGTTCTAG
- a CDS encoding alkaline phosphatase yields MAKPQAVNYKKVGLLSLVLVFWAGICATQMGGSEKAAAPQPAAEPAPGPQLIQESVAATHPSMPVEKAGPVKNVILMIGDGMGIQQVGQAVIYRQLRKAGEPELALEKMMKGHSSGLTRTTSYGEIVTDSAAAATAIACGMKVLNETVGLDPNGYPCETILEKAEKMGKATGLVSTTRITHATPASFAGHQVFRDMENELAEDMIERHDIDVMLSGGIANFIPQYRDEVKREPMKAVDLEECVGLKPEIDGKSKREDQKNLIAAAKSKGMTFVCRSEQLDRISLAPDTKVLGLFSASVMPMIQERRSIASLPSLAQMTQAALNLLDRKPKGFFLMVEGGLIDYAGHDNDAGTMLQETLDFDEAIQVAMNYVDRHPDTLLIITADHETGGFGFAYGKKIEFELALPSGLAYHKPYDFAAFTKYDFLIKQKKSFRAILEPITKKLYSKDGEKTYSMDAAVKDLMAAIKKETSYSIGEAEARRILHREPGAKDASPEDFPEFYVHSSIHPNILGRAVSDQNHAVWASGTHTATPILTLARGPARYAERVKGFIDNTDIYKIIEDALNNR; encoded by the coding sequence ATGGCGAAACCCCAAGCGGTGAATTATAAAAAGGTCGGCCTTCTCTCGTTGGTCCTGGTTTTCTGGGCCGGCATTTGCGCCACCCAGATGGGTGGCTCGGAGAAAGCCGCCGCCCCCCAGCCCGCCGCCGAGCCGGCCCCCGGCCCCCAGCTCATCCAAGAAAGCGTCGCCGCCACCCACCCCTCGATGCCGGTCGAGAAGGCCGGTCCGGTCAAGAACGTCATCCTCATGATCGGCGACGGCATGGGCATCCAGCAAGTCGGCCAAGCCGTCATTTACCGTCAGTTGCGCAAGGCCGGTGAGCCCGAGCTGGCCCTGGAAAAAATGATGAAAGGGCATTCGAGCGGCCTGACCCGCACCACCAGCTACGGCGAGATCGTCACCGACTCGGCGGCGGCCGCCACCGCCATCGCCTGCGGTATGAAGGTCTTGAATGAAACGGTCGGCCTCGATCCCAACGGCTACCCTTGCGAGACCATCCTCGAGAAAGCCGAAAAAATGGGCAAGGCCACCGGCTTGGTTTCGACCACCCGCATCACCCACGCCACGCCGGCCAGCTTCGCCGGCCATCAGGTCTTCCGGGACATGGAAAATGAGCTGGCCGAAGACATGATCGAGCGCCACGACATCGACGTCATGCTGAGCGGCGGCATCGCCAATTTCATTCCCCAATACCGCGACGAGGTGAAGAGGGAGCCGATGAAGGCCGTCGACCTCGAGGAATGCGTCGGCCTCAAGCCCGAGATCGACGGCAAGAGCAAGCGCGAGGACCAAAAGAACCTCATCGCCGCCGCCAAGAGCAAGGGCATGACCTTCGTCTGCCGATCCGAGCAGCTCGACCGGATCAGCCTGGCTCCGGACACCAAGGTCCTGGGCTTATTCAGCGCTTCGGTCATGCCGATGATCCAAGAGCGTCGATCCATCGCCTCCTTGCCCTCGTTGGCTCAGATGACTCAGGCCGCCTTGAACCTCTTGGACCGCAAGCCCAAGGGCTTCTTCTTGATGGTGGAGGGGGGCTTGATCGATTATGCCGGCCATGACAACGACGCCGGCACCATGCTCCAAGAAACGCTGGATTTCGACGAGGCCATCCAGGTCGCGATGAATTATGTCGACCGCCATCCTGACACTCTGCTGATCATCACCGCCGACCACGAAACCGGCGGCTTCGGTTTCGCTTACGGCAAGAAGATCGAATTCGAGTTGGCTCTGCCTTCGGGCTTGGCCTACCACAAGCCCTACGACTTCGCGGCCTTCACCAAATACGACTTCCTCATCAAGCAGAAGAAATCCTTCCGGGCCATTCTCGAGCCCATCACCAAGAAGCTTTATTCGAAGGACGGCGAAAAGACCTACTCGATGGACGCCGCGGTGAAGGACCTGATGGCCGCCATCAAGAAGGAAACATCCTATTCGATCGGCGAAGCCGAGGCCCGGCGGATCCTGCATCGTGAGCCCGGCGCCAAGGACGCCTCGCCCGAGGATTTTCCCGAGTTCTACGTCCATTCCTCGATTCATCCCAACATCCTGGGCCGGGCGGTCTCGGACCAAAATCACGCGGTTTGGGCCAGCGGGACCCACACCGCGACTCCGATCCTGACCTTGGCCCGAGGCCCCGCGCGCTATGCCGAACGGGTCAAGGGCTTCATCGACAACACCGATATCTACAAGATCATCGAGGATGCGCTGAACAATCGGTAG